Within the Pseudorasbora parva isolate DD20220531a chromosome 15, ASM2467924v1, whole genome shotgun sequence genome, the region atacggtactaAATTTATACAGCTAAACGTGTCTCTGTGTGGACGGGCCTAAGTTCCCTCGTTTTCTCCTATGTTTTATTACCGCTTGCTCTGTTAAATTCATTGTTGGTTCTTGTCTGTACTGGAAGTGAAGAGTTAaaatgcaaaagcctctaaaagccaCTTCAGTCAAACATGAGATAACAATACAGAGTGAATGCTCTCCACATATAGTATACattcataaaatactttcacttcaaacccgataaatcccagcctcagcccagCACATAGAAGTCtaacaaaaatgcttattttaaagaaaaccgTCAGACGGACTGAGAGGCCTTTGCATCTGAAGTCTTCAAATGTAGTTAGCATTTTTCTTGCGTATTCTACATGTGTATTAAAGGTTTTTAAAATGGCTTTCACCTAAATTTGTTCCATTTCTTAAAACTCTACATGCGAACCCACATAACATCCACACATCATGCAAAATGTCACACATATCTTGCAAAAGCAAACATCATCCAAAACCATTTAAACTTTTCTACAAATCTACACAaacacaataatattattagccataggggggggggggggggggggggccttagaagtcagttttctatacatacacatacatggtacgggggcccagcaagatggtttgtacccagggcccaaaatttggtgctacacCCCTGGCCATATACATGCAAAACTACACACGGATCTGAAAACAAGTAGTAAAACACTACTGTAATGTGTCTTTTGCTTGTTCGGTGTACAGTGGAGTGGAGTTTGTCACAGCACTCTCACATGTACCTTGCAGCTACTAACAGGGAAGTAATATAGTGTTTTAGcagaaatatttattaaaaatgttgctattattacttacatttaatgttaataaatcACTTGTATAGAGGCTGTttcatattttctaaatgtttgCGATACTATTACAAATtctatagtttataattataatacaaattaataatttaacaaaACTGTTTTAAAGCCTGGATGCCATGATATCACTCGATTGAATGGGCGTTATTAGTGGTTATCAGCCCATAGGTATGGGCCAGGAGGGTCCTGCTGCGCCTACTGGTAGGCTCAGAAGGCTGTTATCATCCATCCACATGGTTAATCACCGATACGAATCCTACTGGTAGGCTCAGAAGGCTGTCATCATCCATCCACATGGTTAATCACCGATACGAATACAAGCGAAGACTCCAGATCCAATCTCTGAGGAATCCAGCTCGCCGGTAATCGCAAAGCTATGGATGACGCGGATGACGCAGCAAAGTTGCGATATATTTCCCGCGTTATATTTTCAGGTAAGACCATTCGAATGATAAAACCGAGCATTAAACTGTTATTTATTAGTCAATAAGGGGAAACAATACATACAATGTCTTTTAATGTTGCGTGACAGGAGTGTTGACATGAGAGAACCGTTTTGCAATTGTGTTTGGAAACCATATATATTGCGTTATTAGCCTATCGTTACATTACATGCTTTATGCAATGATTAACGTTGCTATTAAGCATGTTTTACGTCTGAAACGACTGGGAAAATATAGTTTACTAGTTAAACGCAAAGTTAGCCTGCAAAAAGGACTTTTCCCACACTGTGTAGTTCGAGGCTTATTCACgtattctatctatctatctatctatctatctatctatctatctatctatctatctatctatctatctatctatctatctatctatctatctatctatctatctatctatcgtgtctatctatctatctatctatctatctatctatctatctatctatctatctatctatctatctatctatctatctgtctgtctgtctgtctgtctgtctgtctgtctatctatctatcttgtctgtctgtatatcatctatctatctatctatctatctatcttgtctgtctgtatatcatctatctatctatctatctatctatctatctatctatctatctatctatctatctatctatctatctatctatctatctatctatctatctatctatctatctatctatctatctatctatctatctatctatctatcttgtctgtctgtatatctgtctgtgtatctgtctgtgtgtctgtctatttatctgtctatctatctatctatctatctatctatctatctatctatctatctatctatctatctatctatctatctatctatctatctatctatctatctatctatctatctatcttgtatatctgtatatctgtctgtgtgtctgtctatctatctatctatctatctatctatctatctatctatctatctatctatctatctatctatctatctatctatctatctatctatctatctatctatctatctatctatctatctatctatctatctatctatctatctatcttgtatatctgtctgtgtgtctgtctatttatctgtctatctatctatctatctatctatctatctatctatctatctatctatctatctatctatctatctatctatctatctatctatctatctatctatctatcttgtctgtatatctgtctgtgtgtctatctatctatctatctatctatctatctatctatctatctatctatctatctatctatctatctatctatctatctatctatctatcttgtctgtctgtgtgtctgtctatttatctgtgtatctatctatcttgtctgtctgtatatctgtctatctatctatctatctatctatctatctatctatctatctatctatctatctatctatctatctatctatctatctatctatctatctatctatctatctatctatctatctatctatctatctatctatctatctatctatgtctgtctgtctgtctgtctgtctgtctatctatctatctatctatctatatatctatatatatatatatatatatattaatatctCTTTACCCTTTACAGCATCAATTTCCAGTTTGAAGATGGCCCAGAGAGGTAAGCCTTACAGTTGCTAATCTAGAAGTACAGGCAAGTGTGCCTGAGAACGATGGTATGATCTGCAACActgtctttttattattatttatatattactgACTAGCTTTTTCTTTCTTGGTTTTTATTCAACAAGAGAGAACTCACATCAGTCCTAATCAAAAGGAAACCCTGAAATCCTTCTTTAAGGAAGGAATGACAAAAGTAGGCTGCAAATTGATACCAAGAGCTGCATCGGCCACTCTTGTTTCAGTTTctttgcttgtttttgtgacctTAGCACATTGCCAGCCTTGAAGTTACTGCAGTCCTAAACATTTAAGGAAAACAGATTTATGGGAGGAATAATGATCTttagttaaattaatatttcatgGACTCAGTCCATGAAATTCTGCAACTATGACTAACCTCGTGAGGCTTTGAGCTGTCAAGATGTGACAGCAGGTATTCCTCTACATCCTCTTCATCAACAAACATGCGGGTTCCATGTAATGGCTCAACCGCACTTGTACCTGAGCTTTGTTTCCTCACAAGGCCAAAGTTGGCATCCAATGTCACAATCCTATCTCCATCAGCCTAGAAAACAAACACTTACATTAATCCTGGTTTGTATCTGCAGCAATCAGGTTAATCAAACAAGAAACCACACTGGAACTAGAACCAACCTTCGGACATGCTGGGCATATGGTCCCATCATCTAATTGTGGGCAAATATCTACCAAACTTCTTTGTCGGAAGTGGTGATGCCTAAACTGAGATATGGATTCTCCCACCAGGGCTCTGTAGAGTGTGTTAACCTAGGGCATAAGCAGCAGTCAGAGAAAACATTACTGTTTCGTATACTTACACCTGGTGATGGTGGTTCACTCAGAAGTTATTTTATAGAAAATATCAACAATACTTTTGCATGCAAATGTACAATCCTAGATGATTACTTTTAGTTGTGATGATCAATGATGCAGTACAATTAAAGGTGTAATTTTCACATCCAGTCTTACATGAAAGTAACAGAAATGTTCACTTCACAGACAAGACTTCAAACTGACTTCTACAAACTGACTTACCTCTGCAAGTGTGAGGTTATTTTTCCAGCGCAGGGTGTTGCAAAAACCCTCAACAGAAACCTGACACTCCAGTGACAGACAAACAAAAAGCTCTAGCAGAGGAATGGAGAAGGCTGTCTGGGGCTTGTCGGCTGTTGCTGGCCAGAGCCCATACCTTAGCAGAGTGCAGGATTctggttcacacacacacatattgacTGTGACAGTGCAGAGCCGTCCTGACAAATAAAAAGagggaaataaaataaaaccataacCAAGTACTACTATAGAGCATAGAAAAAAGAGAGCATATCAGCATAGACTAAATCACTTGAGTGTGTCACCTATAACTTAATGTTTGTTATTATTGGAATCAGAAGAAAACTTGTTTTCAAATTTAGACCACAAATTTGATTAATTCCTTGTAGGAAATCATTACTTCACATGTAATAGGAGGATTGCATTTCTTAACCTGTcaagaaaataaaatacattacaatacattacagtttttctctaGCCTGATGTCATCATACtcagattctagtcagaatatgagtctgaatgcctctgcactcaactggatagacctacaaccgatcagagcaacggagttaGAGACGAGCGACGCGTAGTTGTCAAAAGAactaaacgatctttgccggtgttgtaaaaataatttaaggatacacggtgtacttaccaacatgatcatcatttttgagagaaatagtgaaggtgaatgcatttACGAACAAGCTCTCAGTTTAGGATGAGAAcgaattcaacccaagcgctctGCTATGCAGTGCTGTCTTTTTCTTTCTGTATCGCAATGACAAGGTCAGTCAACAAATTACAGTGCAAACAGTAAACGTGTAAATGAGAATCTTGTCCAGTATCTGGTAATCAAACACTAATATGTATCCTACAATTTACAGCAATTTTCATCaacactttagacatagtttccatcagaacatccctcAAGAGTATATGGTTAcattgacaacatgactaagCAATTTGACTGTCTTATCTATACACAATGACAGaaggacttgtcattctgatggcactgacatgaTCATTGACAGAGATATTTACTTTTATGAGATATGAACTAAGGATTTCGAGCAAGAGACTGGCTTTTGCAGGTAATTCATGGCATTTTGCTATTTGTATGAATAGTTTTGAGAAATACACTTGCACTTTGCAATGTCGAGGATGATTCAAGAGATGTaacaaagcgactgagaaaaactgtaagatTTTGTATCCAGTAAAATTACAAACCTGTGCTGACAATGACCTTCATGTCCTTTGTGTACACAGCATGGGTGTCATGGCCTTCAGGTAAACAAAGGAATAACCCCAGGGAGGATGGTTCATAGTAGTCATTCTGTAAGAAATATATTGATAGCTCtaacaatgtttttaaaacaacaAACTTGTGAAACTAACAGTTGATACTACATAGTGCTAAACCAATTTGAATTATTTAATGAATCTGTTGAAATTGCTGTTTGTATGTATGACTGTAAAAGTGGACTTACATTCCACTTTTCAGAAAGATGGAGTGAATTTCTGTGAGTGTTCTTCAGACAAGCCTCACAAAACACTGCAGTGGTGCTGCACTCAATGCACCTATAATCACCATGACTTTGGCAGACAACACACTGGGTAGTTATAGGTGCTGAACATTCAAACGACACCTTAAGCATGTCGTCCTTGACTGCATCCCAAGCATGAAGCTCTCTCTTCTTAGCCTTACTGTAGGCAGTCTCAGAACTACAGCTCGGTGCTACATCATCTGGTTCAGCCTGGCTAGATGTAGTTGACATGTAAGGGTCGGAAGGGTGGGGCTGTTTGGAGTTGGGCTGGGGAAGACCTTGACTAAGGTAAGAAACCTTTGCAGGCCCAGCGATACGTCTCCTCACCACCTTAATCTTAACGCTTCTAAAACGCGTGGTTTTCACTGCTTTTCCCATATCTGAAATCAAAATATTTGGCAATTATTACAAAGCAAAGTGCATCCCGAAATTCTTATCACAGCCTAAAAGACAGAAACACATCAGTGAACAAGGGATGCAGATGAGGGATATGTATTTGGTgccatagatagatagacagacagacagacaaacaaataGATATATAGTCAGATGGATTAGATTTATAGGAGATATACCCTTTATTTTACATTCGATGGTGATGAtggatacacacacagacagacagatcgcTAGATACACAGACAGAGTCGATAgataaacaaacagacagacagacagacagacaagatagatagacagacagacagacagacagacagacagacagacagatagataaatagatagatagatagataaatagatagatagatagatagatagatagatagatagatagatagatagatagatagatagatagatagatagatagatagatagatagatagatagatagatagatagatagatagatagatagatagatagatagatagacacacagacagatatacagacaagatagatagatagatagatagatagatagatagatagatagatagatagatagatagatagatagatagatagatagatagatagatagatagatagatagatagatagatagatagatagatagatagatagacagataaatagacagacacacagacagatatacagatatacaagatagatagatagatagatagatagatagatagatagatagatagatagatagatagatagatagatagatagatagatagatagatagatagatagatagatagatagatagatagatagatagatagatagatagatagacagatagatagacagacacacagacagatatacagatatacaagatagatagatagatagatagatagtgagatagatagatagatagatagatagatagatagatagatagatagatagatagatagatagatagatagatagatagatagatagatagatagatagatagatagatagatagatagatagacagataaatagacagacacacagacagatacacagacagatatacagacagacacacagacagatatacagacagacaagatagatagatagatagatagatagatagatagatagatagatagatagatagatagatagatagatagatagatagatagatagatagatgatatacagacagacaagatagatagatagatagatagatagatagatagatagatagatagatagatagatagatagatagatagatagatagatagatagatagatagatagatagatagatagatagatagatagatagatagatagatgatatacagacagacaagatagatagacagacagacagacagacagacagacagacagacagacagacagacagacagacagacagacagacagatagatagatagatagatagatagatagatagatagatagatagatagatagatagacagacacacagacagacacgatagatagatagatagatagatagatagatagatagatagatagatagatagatagatagatagatagatagatagatagatagatagatagatagatagatagatagatagatagatagatagatagaatacGTGAATAAGCCTCGAACTACACAGTGTGGGAAAAGTCCTTTTTGCAGGCTAACTTTGCGTTTAACTAGTAAACTATATTTTCCCAGTCGTTTCAGACGTAAAACATGCTTAATAGCAACGTTAATCATTGCATAAAGCATGTAATGTAACGATAGGCTAATAACGCAATATATATGGTTTCCAAACACAATTGCAAAACGGTTCTCTCATGTCAACACTCCTGTCACGCAACATTAAAAGACATTGTATGTATTGTTTCCCCTTATTGACTAATAAATAACAGTTTAATGCTCGGTTTTATCATTCGAATGGTCTTACCTGAAAATATAACGCGGGAAATATATCGCAACTTTGCTGCGTCATCCGCGTCATCCATAGCTTTGCGATTACCGGCGAGCTGGATTCCTCAGAGATTGGATCTGGAGTCTTCGCTTGTATTCGTATCGGTGATTAACCATGTGGATGGATGATGACAGCCTTCTGAGCCTACCAGTAGGATTCGTATCGGTGATTAACCATGTGGATGGATGATAACAGCCTTCTGAGCCTACCAGTAGGCGCAGCAGGACCCTCCTGGCCCATACCTATGGGCTGATAACCACTAATAACGCCCATTCAATCGAGTGATAACATTCGAAGCGGGTGCACCTAAATATAAACTGATGAACATAACGGATTATGTGTAAGTGTTTTCACACATGGTCATTGGGTGTAAGTAATCGGAAAACGATCGTGACATTTAAATGCCAATGAATGATGTGTCTATTGTAGAGAACATTATGTTTTACAGTTGCAAAGTGTAAAGCAGATAATGTGCTCACAGTTTTGCGCACTTGGTCTCAAGGTTACAGTTTTGCCGAACCTCTAAAACACTACATCCCATTCCCTGAACCATTGTCCATAACCTAAAGCAATTTGTAGAATAAATGTTCTTTCTGTCAAATATTAAACAAGTTCAGAGCCTGTTATCAAGCCTCTgagaattactcacaagaacactgctaatAATTGACttaagagtttaaaaaaaacacgttACCAAAGTTAGTTATCATCAAACATCTTAGTCGTTATTTGTGTACTAAGTGTACTATATATAAGTGAAGTGTATTATAGAGATGATTCACAACACATTTGTGTGCCACAAACAAGATTTTTAATGATGAAATAAGCATGGACCAATCATCGAATAGATTTACTTAAGAATATTCTTAGATAAATTCACAAATGGTGAaattcctaagaggagtttacattCAGCACACATTTAACAAACAATTTTTAAGAGAGTACATTATGATATACACTGGCTGACA harbors:
- the LOC137041838 gene encoding uncharacterized protein, translated to MDDADDAAKLRYISRVIFSDMGKAVKTTRFRSVKIKVVRRRIAGPAKVSYLSQGLPQPNSKQPHPSDPYMSTTSSQAEPDDVAPSCSSETAYSKAKKRELHAWDAVKDDMLKVSFECSAPITTQCVVCQSHGDYRCIECSTTAVFCEACLKNTHRNSLHLSEKWNNDYYEPSSLGLFLCLPEGHDTHAVYTKDMKVIVSTGRLCTVTVNMCVCEPESCTLLRYGLWPATADKPQTAFSIPLLELFVCLSLECQVSVEGFCNTLRWKNNLTLAEVNTLYRALVGESISQFRHHHFRQRSLVDICPQLDDGTICPACPKADGDRIVTLDANFGLVRKQSSGTSAVEPLHGTRMFVDEEDVEEYLLSHLDSSKPHEDCSNFKAGNVLRSQKQAKKLKQEWPMQLLCTGTAVKPMTFYP